DNA from Rosa rugosa chromosome 6, drRosRugo1.1, whole genome shotgun sequence:
ATTTAGTAATTTCTTTGTGCTCGTTGTTTTATTGTTAATAAGTCTATATCCTCTTGGATGGAATTGGTCACTATGGATTCCAGATTTGCTTCGTTCTACACCACCCCTAAACGATCTAACGCCCGTTGGCGGTTTATTCGTTCCCCATTTGCGTGTGGCTCGATTGCTGCGGCAAACACACACTGCTAAGTTACTCGGTGTCTCATGGGCGTTCTTGAGCCCTATGTGTGTCCCAACCGGTGTTGAAGGAGGCAAGATGGTGCTATGGCGGCTATTTCTCTTCCAGCTAGGACATGGAATCGGCGGTAGTAGGGTTCTCAGTAGGGAGATGTCTTCCACTTGGGGCTTGATAGCTATTTCTGTAGGGTTTTCTTATTTCAATGTTTGCTGGGCCTGTGTGCCTCATTTGCTGGGCCTGTGTGCCTCTGTATCTGGGCCTATGTGCCTCTTTATCTGGGGTCTCATGTACCTCTTGTATTTTGTTATCTGGGGCCTTTTGTGCCTCTTTATCTTGGGTCTTATGTACCTCTTGTATTTTGCTTGATCCTTTGGATCTTCTAATACAattattgaccaaaaaaaaaaaaatagtttaaacTATTCAAGGCATGATTATGTGAAGCTTCCAAAACTTGTTGTAGAAGAAGTTCTTCTTAAcattattattgataatagtgATGTAGATGGAATTGATTGTATTCTCTTGTACCTTGGAACCTTTGGGTACCAACCAAAAATACATGGTGCCAAAGTAGGAGTCTCCCCTTATGCATTAAGGaagtaaatgaagaaaaaaaaggataaaGTGCTCATTAAGGAAGCTAATAAAAATGCCaactatatatttttcattcgGACAATTCTTAAGTTTACCCATTTgagtgaatgagcatattcacacTCTTTTGCAATTAACACATAATAACTTTATacttttctaatccaaccatctACGTTGTATAACGTTATACAAatattagctctgtaaaaaataaatcaaattgaagactttttagttatttattttcatgaaatacatggacggttcatcataatagtagtaagtgttgttagaaccatccatttctTTTattcaattaaataattaaacaatttctgatttgattgattttttacagagatgatctttagaggctaatttaagatatagaccgttggattataaatttattaagtaaaagtatgttaatagAAAATTGGGGTGAATATGCTCCTTCACTCAATTGTCCTTTTCATTTTGAGAGATATGGTGCTTGGGTGGAGCTCCTACGATGTTTGAGTGGCGGCTTCCTCTCAAGCGACGAGTTGGATTTATTAGCAGTGGTTCTTCGCAGTTAGAGCTGAATCAGCTAAATCTTGTTTTGGTGGCGGTTAGTTAGAAGTCTAGGAGTTATAATTTTTGGTTTCAGGCATTTAACTTGTAGTTGTGCCAAGCCTATTGCAAGCtttattctgttttttttttgggcgtCTGTGTCTCAATTTATCCACagaatttatctttttgttaTCTAATCGTTTCTTTGATCATTGAGACAGACATTTAGCAATGATATGGGACATTAAGGATGTATTGCCATCAATCATTTGAAAGATATTTTTGAGACTTCATATGGTAGCTTAAAGTGATGAAACATACTTCAAAGTACAAAATTTTCTTCTAGACATGGTGGTTATGAGTATCACTAGAACCATATCCTGACATTGTGAATAATAAATTATAGAGAATGTGACAGAGAAGCTATTAAAATTACGAAAGAAAAATCATAGAGATTTTAACTTTTTAGTCCTTATAATAAAGATTTTATAAAGAAGCTGTTAGAGTTATAAAATTTCATTCTCATTCATTGATTTTTCAACTTCATGTAAGTAAATATGTACCTGTACATGGCACGAGAAATACACTTAATGATATTTATCTGCAAGCTTTTATTGGCAACAGGATTTCACATCCAAAAGTAAGTTTTCAGGGATTCGACAACATGGTAGGGAATATGTCATCGAATCTCCTTATAGAAATTCATTCCCATTCATCCATTTTCAAATTCGTATAAGTAAATCCCGCCCTCGTGCATTCCATGGGAAAAACACAAGAGTATAGGACTGCCAAACCCTAATTACCACAGGATACGGTTCTTACCAATTATGGGAAATAAATTAACAAACCTTTTATTACCGACTATAGTACTGGCGTGTATATTGGACATTCTCTTGAAGACAAAAATCCATCAAACAATCCAAAAGATGCCCCAAAACAATTGAACCCAATGCCAATGCCACGTATTGAATTTGACAGTCTCCCCGCATTCAATAAATTCAGATCAAAGGGAGCCCCCTTCTACTTTCCTTCAAACCAACCCACCCCCAACCCCTCGCGCGTGTCTCTCACTCGCCTTCCCCCCTGTGTCCCAAAAGCTGCACACCGAGACCCCGCACACAGTTCGCATATAAAATCATCCTTGGAAACCAAACTTCGTCATCAACAACCCTTCACCTccttcccctctctctctctctctctctctatatatatatatatatatatatatacacacacctaTACATACACAACTCTTGATCAAGAGACTCTTTTCTGTCTCTGTAAACCATGGCGAAGTTCTCGCTGAAGCCGAAGCGGACCAACCTCTACTTCCTGACTCTGGCCACAGTGCTCTGCACACTCTGCTACCTAATCGGCGTCTGGCAGCACTCCGCCGGGACCCCCTCCTCCACCGCCGCCACGACCTCCATCACCTCCGCCGTCTCCTGCCCCCAGTTTTCCAAAAACATCACGACCCACCTCGACTTCGAGCCCCACCACCGCGCCGAGGACCTCCACGTCCCTCCCGCGACGGCGCGTGTCACCCACGTGCCTCCATGCGACGCCAGCCTCTCCGAGTACACGCCCTGCGAGGACGCCACCCGGTCCTTGAAGTTCGACCGGGACCGGCTAATTTACCGGGAGCGGCATTGCCCGGAGAAGCAGGAGCTCCTCAAGTGCCGGATTCCGGCGCCCCACGGCTACACCGTGCCGTTCCGGTGGCCGGAGAGCCGGGGCGCGGTGTGGTACGCCAACGTTCCGCACAAGGAGTTGACTGTGGAGAAGAAAAAACAGAATTGGGTTCACTACGAGGGCGACCGGTTTCAATTCCCTGGGGGAGGGACCATGTTCCCTAACGGTGCGGACGCTTATATTGACGATATTGGCAAGTTGATTAATCTCAGAGACGGGTCTATTAGGACCGCCATTGATACCGGTTGTGGGGTAAGTATTACATTTTCCGATTGATCATTATTTTCCGGTAATTAAGTTTCATTATAATTATTTTTGTTCTAAtggtttctctttttctcttaaaaaaaattgagaattttGTCCAAATGGGGGTTCTTCTCTGAAAGGAAAATGAGTCGGATACCTTTTATCGTAATCAAAAAAAATTTACGTGAATTTATGATGAATTCGCATCTTTTTGAGTAATGAGATTTTCAAGCGGCAAAAATGGTAATACTGTATTTTTAGGTGAGTTGTGAAAAGAGTGATTTGGGTTGGAGGAGATTTGGTTTTATAGATTAATCTTGGTTTTTGTAAAAATGGAAAGTTACAGCTCATAAAAGGTGTGACCAAATCAGATTTAAGGTGtttgaaattgttttttttttttttaacactgtttgaaaattgaaattgtcTTTAATAGTGGCATGAAAGGGCCAGATTTGTTGACCAGCTATGGACATAATTAATTAGGGGGTTATAAGAAATTTAAATTGTGTTTTCTTTTTGGTGTGAACTGTGAAGACAAAAAGGAGATTAGCAAAAATCTGGTGGGTAGATTCCTCATTAATTAGGAAAATAGGAAATGGTTTTTGAAAACTGTGTACTGATGCTATAATTAGTAGTTATAATGATACAAATAGCAATTTAATTCAGATTAGAAACTCTTTAAGAGAACATTAATGGGTTGGTGCAATACTATTTTTTAGCAAAAGTTCAAGGAAGAATTTGGTAGTAAAATCACTTTAGAAGAAGGGTTTGTTAAAAAAGTTGTATCCTTGACACTGAAGTAAAGTGGTTTCAATATATTAGCATTGGCATATGGGAAAGTAATTCTTGCAATGCACTCTTTTCTAATTTTAATAATTAATATGATTTCATATCTGAATTCAGTTTTCAGATTTTAAATCTAATAGTTAGTTTACTTCGTATCTGAATTAAATTTTCAGATGTTAAAAGTATTTATTGGTTGACTTACTCAGCTTGCTTTCTTAGCAAGTCACATTCTCATCATATAACtggttttgatttgtttttaaattttgattCAGGTTGCAAGTTGGGGTGCTTACCTTTTGTCTAGGGACATTTTAACAGTGTCATTTGCACCAAGAGACACTCATGAAGCACAAGTTCAATTTGCTCTTGAAAGAGGAGTTCCTGCAGTGATTGGTGTAATGGCTTCAATTAGACTTCCCTATCCCTCGAGAGCTTTCGACATGGCTCACTGCTCTCGTTGTCTCATTCCGTGGGGCCAATATGGTAACTAATCACCTTCGACACTGTCATTAACTAATCGCGATCATTCTTATGAAatttggattatggttatgcAGATGGGCTGTACTTGATTGAAGTGGATCGTGTTTTACGACCCGGGGGGTATTGGATTCTGTCCGGCCCACCAATCAACTGGCAGAATCACTGGAAAGGTTGGCAGAGAACTGAGGCAGACCTCAAAGCTGAGCAGGACATGATTGAGAGAGTAGCAAAAAGCTTATGCTGGAAAAAATTGAAGCAGAAGGGTGACCTTGCCATTTGGAAAAAACCCACTAACCATATCCACTGTCAATCCAATAGAAAGGTTTTCAAGAAACCATCCTTCTGCCAAGCTCAAAATCCAGACACAGCATGGTAATTATTTGCTTTTCAGTCCCCTACACATGCATTTCCttgttttcattctttttgGGTTTCTATAGAATTTTGGTGGAGTGGTTTAGATCTTTGTTTTGAGCATTTGGAATCTCTAACTTTGTCATTGATACCAAAACCAATCAGATGAAAAAGGTAAAATGTCCAAGTCCTTTAGAACAAACCAAGtgtttgttaaattgtccaACTGTCTATACTATTCACACTAGCTGGTGTGTTAGTGACTTGGTGCTTCTTTTTTGTACTTTACTCCAATGGTTGTTTAGTGGCAAAGAATAAGTTAAATGAGTAAATGATAGACTTGATTGGCGTCAAAATGAATCATTGGTTTTTGAGGTTCTCTTAACACAACGTCTCTTTTTTCCTTTGGTAGGTATACTAAACTTGAGGAGTGTTTGACTCCATTGCCCGGAGTGAACAACATAAAAGAAGTTGCAGGTGGGGAATTAGCTAAATGGCCAGCGAGGCTAACTACAGTTCCTCCAAGAATTAGTAGTGGAAGTTTGAAAGGAATTACAGCTGAGATGTTCAGAGAAGACACGGCGCTATGGAAACAGAGAGTTGCACATTATAAGACCTTGGACTATCAGTTGGCAGACCCTGGGAGGTATCGTAATTTGCTTGACATGAACTCTTACTTGGGGAGCTTTGCGGCTGCACTGGCTGATGACCCTGCATGGGTTATGAACATTGTCCCGGTTGAGGCTGAGGTGAACACCCTTGGAGCCATTTATGAACGTGGATTGATCGGAACTTATCAGAATTGGTATGCTCTATAACATACTTGGGTTTTAGGTTCATAATCAGAAACCTGTCAGTACTCTGGTGTTATATTACCTTGTTACTGAAGCTATCTGCTTTCTTTCTGTCAGGTGTGAGGCCATGTCTACTTACCCAAGAACTTATGACTTCATCCACTCTGATTCGGTTTTCACTCTTTACAAGGACAGGTGACTAATCAGTCTTACAACCCGGACATGTTTAACTGACTTGTGTTTGAAGTATATGAAAGTTAACTAACTTGACATAATTTTTGTGTTGCAGATGCGAAATGGAAGACATTCTTCTAGAAATGGATAGGATTTTAAGGCCACAAGGCAGTATAATTTTCAGGGATGATGTGGATATAGTTCTGAAGGCCAAGGCACTCTTAGATGCAATGCAATATGATGCCAGAATTGTAGACCATGAAGAGGGTCCTCATCATAGAGAAAAGATATTGTTGGCGGCTAAGCAGTACTGGACAGCACCAGCACCAAACCAAAAAGGAGAAAGCAGTAAAGAATCATAGGGCTTCTCCGCttcttttctttgattattaCATTTTTCTGTCCATAATTTGACTATCAAATGATTTCTTTTCTGGCACCCATTTCTGTGGTGCGATAGTTACTTGGGATTGAAATCGGCATACCAATGAAAAAGTAAAGGTTTTTGGAAAAGGATACTCTTATTGACCATCATTTCCTTTGATGATAATGACTTAAGTTGAAACAAAATAAATGTCAAAGAAAAGTTCACAAAAATGATAGGGTATACGCTACCAACTAGTTCAACCAAAAACCACAAGTTAACTAGGACTAAGCTGAAAAACCAGAAGTTGCTTGAGACTAGAATATTAGACATTAATATACTATATTAAATTCTAATAAATCATATCATAAACTGTACTGCATGGAATTTTTAGGCTTCTTCAACATGACTTTAAACCTTATATACAAGAAAGAGCTTGGTATCAACTGTCTGATCTTATGGAAGCTGATCATGATTCAGGGGGGAAACTAGGCTATTAAATCAGTTCCAAAAATAATGCTTCTTGCTTGTTGGTCAGGCCAAGTTCTCTCAATGTTAATAAGCTGTTATTGGCAGTGAAAGCATGCCGAGGATATGACCTCACCTGTTCATGGAAATCAAGCAGCATAATCAGAATATGAAAAAACAATGGGAAATTCGCTGTCTATTGCTGTCACATAGACGAACAAAAACTACTTGACAAACTACCGCAGGGTTTAATACTCCAGATTTCAATAATAGAAAGACCAAACTATTATAATGTTCATTGAAATTAAAAACACCTCTGGATTTCATAGTCTAATTTGACTGTCCCATGGTAAAATGATAAAGGGACCACATTAGGGTCAGACGTctcaatataaaagaaaattatcCTGTTACTGAATATATTAATCCCATTGATTGCCTGCAGTTGGGCAACTGCAGGCAATTGGATGACATTCGTAAAATATCAATTATTTCTTTAGAATTTTGGGGAGTTGGAAGGTTTATCCATTGAGTGCTAAAATCCAATTAGCATTTTGGATCATATGACATATATTATTTCTCAATCAGCATGCTCAAATCATGATTCAAACAATTTCAGCTATTTAGAATGAGGTCAACTCCAACTAGCATAATTATTGTTTTACATCCTGAAATCTAAGCAAACAGCAACTCAATAGCATTCCCAAAGTTTAGTAGTTTACTAATGACAGCACtttaataaaaaggaaaaatgggaGCAAGATTATCAAGATATGAGGCATGGATAGGAACAGGaaaaaatatttaatatataattatatatatatatatatataacccaaTTTAAGAGCAAAGTGACATTTCATTCACTTCATTAATGTCCAAtgcaaaaatcaatcaaaataatTCTATTTTTACTCctttaataataaaaagaaatgaaaatcaGATCAGAAGAAGAACATTTACCACTCTATAAGTTCCAGGCTCCACCACTCTACCAACATCTATGAAGTCAAAAAGAAGCTAAAAAGGAACAGAAGTTTAGTGAATTTTGGAGACAGAGAAATGTATATAAGCCTCTAAACAATTTTAACGTCATACCTGAAGCTTGTCAGATTTGCGAAAGCGACGGCTAAGGCGGCTGCCATTTGGCATCCGAACAAGAAGAGTCACAGCATTCTCATCATCTGGTGCTGGTTCACAAGGAAGTGAAGCACTTTTTGCATCTAGCCTTCTCTCAAATTCCTGTTATCTTATCTCGTGAGACAATAGATCAtagaccaaaaaaataaaacatctaGCAAGTGAAAACTAAAATGGTAAATCACTCCATCATAATGGCACAGCCTATATTTAACTATTACCTACAATCTGGAAATCATATCTTAACTACGTGATAGAGGAAAACTACCAATAACCAAACATCCAATAAAACTTCACGTATTGGTTGACTGAAGTAATACCAGCACTCAAGAGATCATATTAAGCAGTCGAGTTACAGCTTCGTATCTGCAGATGCAGACAGCATTTTAACTAAGTTATGGTAGACAGTGTGGTAAACTAAATCCAAATGACCTCGGATCTTTCACACATTTGACATATCCAAAATCTCCACTGACATCAATAATTCCACCATCAGTTCTAAACTATATGGAGCTTACGAGCATTAacattcatttttattttttggttatgAGTTCTTAGCATCTGACACAAATAAACCACATTTGTAATTGCCATTGGGATAAACATGAATCCCTATAATTACATATGTTTTATAAGACAAATTATTCTCACTTGTATTGTATATTAGCATTACATTCAAAAGCTTCCTGAGCCACATAAGGACATCAAGGACACACGACAGAATCAAGAATGCAACTGTTTCCCTGTATCCTCGCAATATTTAAGATTTTGGCCTTCTTATCTACCAAAATGTAAAAAACGAACTTAAGCAATTAACCAAATTTCAGTAATgtgaatccaaaatcaattgtaAATAGATTATTACTCTGAAAACAATATGGTAAAATACTGAATATAATCAGCAGTACACTACCATTGGCTCGATTCTTTTGTTGACATCTCCCTTCAACTGACAAGTTGCAGCTTCATTGACAGCATTCATTTCTTTCTCTTTATCAGCTAAGAGGGATGCACGATACTCATCATCCTGCAAGTAAATATTTAACAATCAAGTGCTGGACAATACAGTCACAAACTCATGATGGTGATTGCAAGCAGGAGATTAGAACCTGTTGTTCTCTGAGCAATTGCCTTGCTGATAGAGAGGATGAGGAAGAGCCATATATAGGCTGATTATTAGGAGTGTATGGAGATTTACCAAAAAGTGCAGTCTCAAGCATAATTGCTTCGTCAAGCTCTTTTGGAGATAAGCTTCCCAACTACAAGTATATATGTGATCAATTTGACTAGTCTAGCAGTCAACTTTCTTTTACATgggctaaataaataaaaaagtaagAAGTAAGAACAGAGATTATACCTCATCACTGTGAGTTGCCAGTTTTCCCTGCTGAAGATGACTACCACCATCACGCTTAGACTCTTCACTAACTAATTGCTGCTCTACAACTTCAGCTCCATTTTGCTGTGATGACCTTCCTTGCTAGAATCCACAAATATTTTTCATTAGCAAGGGGAGACAATCTACTAAAGTTTCATAATGTACTTCGTTTGATAGATGCATAAGCAGAATTTAGGCCTGACATGCTTTTTAAGACAGATAAGTAAGAAAAGCTAAAACAGTTACATGCAGCCTAAAATATTACTTGAGAAAATGTCTGCCAAAAATTAGAGAATGTTTCTTCTTATTTGTATAACATGAGACCTAAACCCTCCATTCTGCAGTGCATACAACCTGAAATTAAACTGTTTGAATGAAATTCTGATATAGTTATTATTACAAATATCTTTTCTACTATTTCTAATATTTGTATATGCAACTGAGCAACTCTACCATAAATTGAAGGTATACCTTCCATGTACTATAAACTCCTGGATCTTGATTCCTGTCGTTCAGCTGCATCTCACGTATTGCTTTCTCTTGTTCTGCTGTCTGAACTCACTTCAAATTACAAAAAATCAAGGACCTCAAAATAAGGAAGCACCCACCTCCCAGAAAAAGAAAGACAGATTAAGGACCTTCAAGGACAACGAAACTGCACGATCAAAATCTGAATTTTCTTCAGGAATTTTGTCAACCGGAAGCCCATTACCAGGAGATACCTGAATGAACAAATCTAATAAGAGTCATAACTTTAGAAAAAACAGAAGATATAGGCCAAGACAATTAGATTGGCAGGAGCATACATTGGGAGTACTGTTTCGCACATTCGGAGAACCCATTTCAGCTTCTCGTTTTGAAGCTTCAATAGCAGCTTGAATCATTTCTTCCTCCACATCATTGCCATATCTTGAGGCGTCCAAGTCAGTTCTTGCCACATCCGGAATTGTAGGCCTCTGTCCTGAGAGATAAGGCTGCTCATTCCCGGCATTGAAACCTACAGGAACCCCAGTTACCTCTCCTGGGTGTGAAGGTGATGGTGCCCGACCAGTTAATGCAGAACCAATCCGATTGTAGAGATCTCTACTGTAACTACGGTCAAGTAGTAATGAAGGCTTGAAACTCCTAGCAACAGAGAGAAGTGGCAGAAGTCCTTGTTGTGGTGCTACTTGATTCTGATTACTCACTTGAGGGAAATTGTACTGTGGGGGAGCAGTAGACGAAGGACTTGTACTGAACCAAAAAAGAACAAAGGTAAAACAAGTATTAAAGAGAGAAGACACAGACGCGGAATGTTACAAAAATTATCACTAAAAGTTgagcaagaaaataaaaaggaatgaGATGAAGTGAAAATGTGATACCTGTGTACATCTCCTTCCCTAAAATGTGCATTCACAGCTTCATTGAGATCGCCTCCATGTTCCTGTTGACAATCAAAAGCATACCAGAAGAACTCAGAAACTTAGTAACAAAGAAGTTACGTATGGAGGAAAGTACAATTCAATGTACACAGTGTAGAACATCAGGGTTTCATTCACAGTACATATACATCCTGATTTTCATTCAAGGAATCCAAATGAACTAGTCTACCTCATCAGCTTAGCTCCCAACCTTACAACCAAGTCACACCAGAAGCCTTGGTGATATGACTTGGTCTACAAAACCCAATGGTAAAGTCTAATCAACAAAAATCATAAATTCATTAGGCAGGGTTCATTAGCTCAAAGCACAAAGATTAGAGTGACTATATGTAACCTTGTTTAACTTGGACCCTCTAAAATGAGGAAAGTAGGAAAGAATCATAAATTCATTGTGTGCATACTTCTGCATTCCCTTCCAATCTTCTACatgatgaaatcaaattccaTTTAAGTTCAACCTCTAAAGTTGCCCAAACAAATTCTTAATACAGCCGACATATATTTTAACTTTTTCTTCAGAAACTCAAAACTCTAGTAAAATATATGATCCACAGATCCTGCAT
Protein-coding regions in this window:
- the LOC133715430 gene encoding probable methyltransferase PMT15 gives rise to the protein MAKFSLKPKRTNLYFLTLATVLCTLCYLIGVWQHSAGTPSSTAATTSITSAVSCPQFSKNITTHLDFEPHHRAEDLHVPPATARVTHVPPCDASLSEYTPCEDATRSLKFDRDRLIYRERHCPEKQELLKCRIPAPHGYTVPFRWPESRGAVWYANVPHKELTVEKKKQNWVHYEGDRFQFPGGGTMFPNGADAYIDDIGKLINLRDGSIRTAIDTGCGVASWGAYLLSRDILTVSFAPRDTHEAQVQFALERGVPAVIGVMASIRLPYPSRAFDMAHCSRCLIPWGQYDGLYLIEVDRVLRPGGYWILSGPPINWQNHWKGWQRTEADLKAEQDMIERVAKSLCWKKLKQKGDLAIWKKPTNHIHCQSNRKVFKKPSFCQAQNPDTAWYTKLEECLTPLPGVNNIKEVAGGELAKWPARLTTVPPRISSGSLKGITAEMFREDTALWKQRVAHYKTLDYQLADPGRYRNLLDMNSYLGSFAAALADDPAWVMNIVPVEAEVNTLGAIYERGLIGTYQNWCEAMSTYPRTYDFIHSDSVFTLYKDRCEMEDILLEMDRILRPQGSIIFRDDVDIVLKAKALLDAMQYDARIVDHEEGPHHREKILLAAKQYWTAPAPNQKGESSKES
- the LOC133715431 gene encoding plant UBX domain-containing protein 9 isoform X2 yields the protein MPRPTEDMIQTYISLTGASHSLALLKLEEHGGDLNEAVNAHFREGDVHSTSPSSTAPPQYNFPQVSNQNQVAPQQGLLPLLSVARSFKPSLLLDRSYSRDLYNRIGSALTGRAPSPSHPGEVTGVPVGFNAGNEQPYLSGQRPTIPDVARTDLDASRYGNDVEEEMIQAAIEASKREAEMGSPNVRNSTPNVSPGNGLPVDKIPEENSDFDRAVSLSLKTAEQEKAIREMQLNDRNQDPGVYSTWKQGRSSQQNGAEVVEQQLVSEESKRDGGSHLQQGKLATHSDELGSLSPKELDEAIMLETALFGKSPYTPNNQPIYGSSSSSLSARQLLREQQDDEYRASLLADKEKEMNAVNEAATCQLKGDVNKRIEPMIRSCNSTA
- the LOC133715431 gene encoding plant UBX domain-containing protein 8 isoform X1; the encoded protein is MPRPTEDMIQTYISLTGASHSLALLKLEEHGGDLNEAVNAHFREGDVHSTSPSSTAPPQYNFPQVSNQNQVAPQQGLLPLLSVARSFKPSLLLDRSYSRDLYNRIGSALTGRAPSPSHPGEVTGVPVGFNAGNEQPYLSGQRPTIPDVARTDLDASRYGNDVEEEMIQAAIEASKREAEMGSPNVRNSTPNVSPGNGLPVDKIPEENSDFDRAVSLSLKTAEQEKAIREMQLNDRNQDPGVYSTWKQGRSSQQNGAEVVEQQLVSEESKRDGGSHLQQGKLATHSDELGSLSPKELDEAIMLETALFGKSPYTPNNQPIYGSSSSSLSARQLLREQQDDEYRASLLADKEKEMNAVNEAATCQLKGDVNKRIEPMEFERRLDAKSASLPCEPAPDDENAVTLLVRMPNGSRLSRRFRKSDKLQLLFDFIDVGRVVEPGTYRVVRSYPRHAFTANNSLLTLRELGLTNKQEALFLELI